The genomic interval TGATTCCATTCGAAGCGGTGACTGCCGTTTTTTAAAGCTACTTCCATCATTTCATTTGCTTTTGTAAATGACAATTTTCCATCCGCTTGCTTTTCAGGTGATATTTCAGAAGGGTGCGTATTTAAAAACTCATCTTTGTTATTATAACCAAGCATATTAATTGTAGCTTGATTACAATCTGCAAATTTCCCATTATGAATAATTAACATAGCATCTTTTGATTTTTTAAATAAATCTCTGTGTTTTTTTTCCGATTGTTTTAATGTATCTTCTACATTTTTGCGATCAGTAATATCATGACCCAAAACAATAAGTCCTTTTCGCTTACCATCAGGATAAAATACAGGTACTTTTGATACATCAAAAACCCGAATTAAACCATCGGGATCAGTAACCGTCTCTTCGGTGTGAATAATGGCACCCTTATTCCATGCTTTTGCATCGGTTTCACTACAAGTAATAAATGCACCTCGAAGATTACTGTTTAGTTTAGCCAATTCTGAATCTTTCTTTCCCCTATAGTCTATGTTACTGAGTTGAAAAATCCGAATGCTTGCATCATTAGCTTTAAGCCAACGTCCGTTCCCATCCTTAAAGCAAACAAAATCAGGCATAGCATCAATCAAAGTTTGCAATTGGTTCTCACTTTCCTGTAGTGCTTTCTCTGTTTGTTTGCGCTCTGTGATATTTCTGGTAACAAACAAAAGTTGATCTCCTAAAATGTTTGCAGTACTTTGAACATATATCCATTTTCCTGACTTATTTTTGATGCGTAATTCAATTGTTTCGTTAAAAGTTGATTCTTTTCCGGTGATAAGATTTTTTAATTTGTAAGCAATAAATTTCTTTAGCAAAGGAAATAACACTTTTTTATCTTCGGGATGAATAATATCAAAACAGGACTTTCCTAACAGTTCTTCCGGCTCATAACCGGCTAATACTTTAACTGAAGAACTTACATAAGTATAAGATGATTTTAGATCAAATGTTTGCAATGTTATAACATCACTTGTATTTTCTGCAATTAATCGAAATTTTTCTTCTGATTTTTCCAAATTCTTAACTTTTTCTTGCAGCACTTCAATTTCTTTGTTCAATTCATCTTTTAATTTATTTTCTTGATTTTTCATTTCTTTTGTTTTTTTCTTCGTATCATTTACTCGCTTTGCTCGTGTCATTTATTGTCATTTGCCCTTAGGACGTAATTTCTTTAGTTCTCAGTCCTCAGTCTTCAGTCCACAGTCGGCAGTTAGTAGTAATTAGGATTAACTTTAAAACTAAAAACTAAAAGCTAAAAGTTAAAAGCCAACAACTCATAATTTGTAACCAGTAATTTTTCATTTTTCACTTTTAATTCACAACTCATAATTCATAATGTTATTTTTTACTGCTTTAATAGTTGTTAGTTTATCTTTATTGTCGTGGATTGTTAATATTTTTTTTAATAGTTTCTATCAATGATTTTTTATTAAAAGGTTTTTTTATATAAGCATCACATCCTGCATTTGTTATCGTATCAATATCTAATTTATTTGTAAAAGCTGTTATTGCAATAATATTTATGTGAGCTTTGATTTTTTTTATCTGTTTAGTAGCTTCAATTCCGTTCAACATTGGCATTTTTATATCCATAAGTATAAGGTCATAGTCATTTTCTTTTGTTAATTGAACTGCCTCTATTCCATTTACTGCCCAAGTGCTTTTAGCTCCTTCTACACTTAAAATTGTTTTTAACAATATGTAGTTAGTTTCTTCATCTTCTGCAATAAGTATTTTTTTGTTTGTTAGAGAAATATTGCTAATATCAATTTTTTTGCTTTTAGCTTCTTTTGGTTTTTCTATAGTTTTATCGAAAGGAATTGAAATAAAAAATGTACTTCCTTTTTTCTTTTCAGAAATAAGCCAAATTTCTCCTTTTAATAATTGAGTAATGTCTTTTGCTAAAGTAAGACCAATTCCTACTCCTTCATATCTGCGAGTATCCGTATCTTCAATTTGCCTGAAATATTCAAAAATAAGATTATGTTTTTCTTTGGGGATTCCTATTCCTGTGTCTTTTACGAAAATTACTAATTCATTATTATTTTTAATATTAAATCCATATTCAATTATTCCTTCTTCTGTAAACTTGATAGCATTCTGTATTAAAAGGATAATTGCTTTGCTCAATTTTTCAAAATCGCTTTTAATTTTTATTTTACTTGAGTTAGGTTTATAAATTAATTTAAGATGTTCTTTTTTTGCTTTCTTTTGTTCTGCTTTAATGATTGCTTCAATATTATTAAAAATATCATATATAAAAAAAGTAGTTGTTTGTATTTTTTCTTCACCGCTTTCAATCATTGATGTTTCAAAAATATTTTCAACAATATTTAGAAGATTATTTCCACTAGTGTTTATCATTTCGGTAAATTCGTTTATTGTTTCGCCAGGTAGTGTATCATTTAGTAAATCTGAAAATCCAATTACTGCATTTAATGGTGTTCTTAATTCATGCGATATAGTTTTTAAAAAAACAGATTTTAAGCGGTCTGATTCTACTGCTTTTTCTTTGGCTTCAAAAATATTTTTCTCATAGTTTTTTCTTTCAGTAATATCTTCAACAAAACTTATAAAGTGAAGTGGATTTCCTTTACTGTCTTTGTGAATGATAGTTTGGATAAAAACATCAATTATTTTATTGTTTTTATTAATCAATTTTACTTCCCCTTGATGATTTGTTACTTTATCCTCAATCACTTTTTTCATTGTTGTTTTCTGAATATCTTTGTGTTCAGGCTTATATGTAATGTCAAAAATATTTATTTCCAAAAGTTCTTTTTCCGAAAATCCTGTAATTTTTGTAAAGGAATTGTTTGCTTTTATAATAATTCCATCAAGGGACGCAATAGAAATTCCTATAGGGGCATTTTCAAAAAGTAGTCGATAGTCTTTTTCATTTTCAATAAGTTTTTTTTCTGTTTTCTCTTTTTCGTCAATTTGTTTTTTTAGTTTAAGAGAGTTTTTGATGGCTCCTTCCAAACGAAAAAGACGTTCTTTAACAACATAATCCCAAGCACCTTTTTTTATTGATTCGGCAGCAGTTTCTTCATTTAAGGTACCAGTAACAATTATAAATGGTGTTTTTGGTGTATATTCTTTTGATAATTCAAGTGCTTCAAAACCTGTAAATTGTGGTAGGTTGTAATCGGAAAGAATGATGTCGGCTTTGTAGTTTTTCAGCTCTTTTATAAATGGATCTTTTGTATCAACATGCTTGCATTCAAAATTGAATTTCTTTCTTTTTAGTTCCAATTTAATTAATTCAAAATCATTTTTATTGTCTTCTAAAATTAGAATTTTTAGTTTTTCCATTTTATT from Bacteroidota bacterium carries:
- a CDS encoding response regulator, whose protein sequence is MEKLKILILEDNKNDFELIKLELKRKKFNFECKHVDTKDPFIKELKNYKADIILSDYNLPQFTGFEALELSKEYTPKTPFIIVTGTLNEETAAESIKKGAWDYVVKERLFRLEGAIKNSLKLKKQIDEKEKTEKKLIENEKDYRLLFENAPIGISIASLDGIIIKANNSFTKITGFSEKELLEINIFDITYKPEHKDIQKTTMKKVIEDKVTNHQGEVKLINKNNKIIDVFIQTIIHKDSKGNPLHFISFVEDITERKNYEKNIFEAKEKAVESDRLKSVFLKTISHELRTPLNAVIGFSDLLNDTLPGETINEFTEMINTSGNNLLNIVENIFETSMIESGEEKIQTTTFFIYDIFNNIEAIIKAEQKKAKKEHLKLIYKPNSSKIKIKSDFEKLSKAIILLIQNAIKFTEEGIIEYGFNIKNNNELVIFVKDTGIGIPKEKHNLIFEYFRQIEDTDTRRYEGVGIGLTLAKDITQLLKGEIWLISEKKKGSTFFISIPFDKTIEKPKEAKSKKIDISNISLTNKKILIAEDEETNYILLKTILSVEGAKSTWAVNGIEAVQLTKENDYDLILMDIKMPMLNGIEATKQIKKIKAHINIIAITAFTNKLDIDTITNAGCDAYIKKPFNKKSLIETIKKNINNPRQ
- a CDS encoding PAS domain S-box protein, producing the protein MKNQENKLKDELNKEIEVLQEKVKNLEKSEEKFRLIAENTSDVITLQTFDLKSSYTYVSSSVKVLAGYEPEELLGKSCFDIIHPEDKKVLFPLLKKFIAYKLKNLITGKESTFNETIELRIKNKSGKWIYVQSTANILGDQLLFVTRNITERKQTEKALQESENQLQTLIDAMPDFVCFKDGNGRWLKANDASIRIFQLSNIDYRGKKDSELAKLNSNLRGAFITCSETDAKAWNKGAIIHTEETVTDPDGLIRVFDVSKVPVFYPDGKRKGLIVLGHDITDRKNVEDTLKQSEKKHRDLFKKSKDAMLIIHNGKFADCNQATINMLGYNNKDEFLNTHPSEISPEKQADGKLSFTKANEMMEVALKNGSHRFEWNHKKSNEVVFPVEVMLTAISTDEKNQILYTIWRDITDRKKAEEEIRKLSKVAETTPDAIVISDIEGKIEYVNRGLLSLGGFKDDSSIIGKPVFMFTNEKGIKQLKEEVIPTILSKGKWEG